Sequence from the Halobaculum rubrum genome:
CGACATCGGCCAGCGGGTTGACGGCGCGAGCGTCGCCGATGAGTCCGAGCGCGCGGGCGGCGTACGGCCGCACCTCGTCGTCCTCCATGACGAGCTTGTTCGCGAGCGGCCCCACGGCGTCCTCGTGACCGATCTCCCCGAGCGCCTTGAACGTCACCTTCTGCAGGGTCGGGTCCGAGTCGGCGTCGACGTACTCGACGAGCGTCTCGACGGCGTCCTCGGCGGCCATCTTGCCCAGCGCGCGGATCGCCGGCTTGTCGCGCTTCTGTGCGCGCTGGTGCATCGCCTCGAAGGCACCCTGGTCGTTCATCCGGGTGAGCGTCTCCAGGCAGTGCTCCTCCATGAACTCCGACTCCAGGGAGTCCAGCGCCAGCAGCACCATCTCGACGTTGCCCCGCTGTTCGTGCTCCTTCAGCGCCGACAGCTCCGGCGGGAAGTCCTTGTAGTGCCCGAGCACGTCGTAGAACCCCTGTGCCTGGAGCTGTTCGTGGGTCTGCAGGTCGTCCCACTCCTCGGCGTCGTCGACGCCCGTCTCCAGCGCGTCGGTCGCCTCGAGCAGCGCCGCGATCGTCTCCGCGTCCTCGTCGGCGTCCAGATCCGCGTCCTCGACGGCTGCGACGGCGTCGTCGAGCGCCTCCGCCGCCGATTCGGTGCCGTCGTCGCCGGCGCGGTCGAGTTCCGCGTCGAGCGTCTCGTTCACCGCGTCGAGGAACTCGTCGACGACGCCGGGGAGGTCGTCCTCGCCCGACTCGGTCCATCGCGTGTCGGCGATCGTCGCCCGCGCCGACTCGATGTCGTCGACCACGTCGGAGGCGTACGGGCCACGCTGGTCCGCGAGGTCGTCGCGGCGGTCGGAGAGGCGCGACTCCAGTTCCTCGCGCGGGTCATCCGCGTCCTCGTCGTCCCCGTCGGGTTCCGGGAGGTCGGCGCGCTCCAGGTCGGCCTCGATGTCGTCCAAGTCGGCCTCGACGTCGTCGAGGTCGGCCTCGGTCTCGGCGGCCTCGAGCGCCTCGGCGGTCTCGTCCAGTCGGGCGTCCAGGTCCTCGGCGGACAC
This genomic interval carries:
- a CDS encoding HEAT repeat domain-containing protein — translated: MSDDDPAEESGDPEDAEETELVPEVSAEDLDARLDETAEALEAAETEADLDDVEADLDDIEADLERADLPEPDGDDEDADDPREELESRLSDRRDDLADQRGPYASDVVDDIESARATIADTRWTESGEDDLPGVVDEFLDAVNETLDAELDRAGDDGTESAAEALDDAVAAVEDADLDADEDAETIAALLEATDALETGVDDAEEWDDLQTHEQLQAQGFYDVLGHYKDFPPELSALKEHEQRGNVEMVLLALDSLESEFMEEHCLETLTRMNDQGAFEAMHQRAQKRDKPAIRALGKMAAEDAVETLVEYVDADSDPTLQKVTFKALGEIGHEDAVGPLANKLVMEDDEVRPYAARALGLIGDARAVNPLADVAADDDSDTVRAAALWALRQIGTEAALEAAAEFDDDRAFIVQTEAEKARDALDATGEEVAA